CGCCATCAAAAGGTACTTGAGCTAGTCTGCTGTTGAAGAAGTAGATGTTGGAGGAAATGCGGTTTTGGAGATACTTGTGAAGTGCAGTTCTTGTTTAGAATGTgacataaatatagaaatatagaGGCATTACCACCATGTCCATGTGGGATACTGCGAAGAAGCACATGGTGATAGGGCCCGCTTTACCACATTAGAAATGTTGCAgcaatatttattttaagaaaaggaagaaacctCAAACTTCAAAGTTCAAGTACGTAAGGAGAGGAGCCAATGGGCGCATTGATTGATGATTATTAAAGAGTATGACTTGCCAAAATTTGGCTTCACCTCTCTCTTTTCAGACATCAATGTTATTGGCCTACCTCCAACGGCCCCCAACGCCGCCCATTTAATGAAGTAAATGAAATTCAAGTCACGtactttccttctttcttcattcAATTACATTGGTTGGAGCCCAACATCGAAGCCCAAtgccgtttttttttcttctttttctccaccaaaagaaataatatcACAAAGGAagctccatctccatctcctccatctccatctcccCCATCTCCATCAAGCTCATCTACCTTTTCGAAAacaataataactttttttggtatcaaaaacaataataatttcgttcctttttctttttttttttctcctgaaATCCGCGAGATGAAGAACAAAGTTAGCCTTCTGAAGTCGATTTTACTGTTTCTCTCACTCTCAGAGCTAGCTAGCTCCAAATTTCACggtatcttcttttctttttcaatatgtAAAGTCACTACATATGCGAATCTGGAGTTGGATTTCTCGTTCAGCATTTGGTCAGCCTTTCTATGATTTCGCTTACAACTCTTAGACGGGACTAAGTGTTAGAATGGTTGCAGGAAATCCAGCTCATGAAATGGTGAGCATCTTGAACCGGAACAGAACATCCCCAAAACTCACCAACCTAAATGAGAATCCTGGCCTTGGTTGCATGGCCCTCCAGTATGTTGAGTTCTGCGAGGGGAATTGCAATGTCAACAACACTCTCGGCTGCGAACCCCCTGAAGACGACTTCACTCAGGTTTTTGCCCCAAATTGTGGTGTAGAACTTCCCACGTTTGGAGCCATAACAGGCCATATCCTCGGCTGCAGCTCTAAGTATGTAGCACCAGAAGTCGCTTTCTCAGACATTCTCTTTAGAGATAACAAAACCTTGTCGCTGCTTAGAAATAGGTCGCATACCGAGGTTGGAGTGGGAGTGGCTAGGTTGCATAAAGGTAACTTCTTTTGGTGCCTTCTCTTTAGCGAAGGTGGGACAAACTCCTCCTTTGCTCTGGAAGATAACGGCCGGGGCATCAAACAAAGAAGAGGCTGCTACAGCGGAAGTGCTTTTCCTTGTAGCAATGCACACATGATTTGCATGCGCCTTCTCAACAGCTTTCTGGGAATTCTCTTGTCTTCCTCCTGTCTATTTAAGCAACACCTTACGAGTTGATTCTCAAAGGCAAACCATTGCTTGTTGTTTGGAAGGACTAAAGAATAGATGGCACATTTTGTGTTAATGAAGCACCAAGTCAATGTTTTCCTTTATTCTTTGGAAAGAANNNNNNNNNNNNNNNNNNNNNNNNNNNNNNNNNNNNNNNNNNNNNNNNNNNNNNNNNNNNNNNNNNNNNNNNNNNNNNNNNNNNNNNNNNNNNNNNNNNNNNNNNNNNNNNNNNNNNNNNNNNNNN
This region of Camelina sativa cultivar DH55 unplaced genomic scaffold, Cs unpScaffold00637, whole genome shotgun sequence genomic DNA includes:
- the LOC104773765 gene encoding uncharacterized protein LOC104773765 codes for the protein MKNKVSLLKSILLFLSLSELASSKFHGNPAHEMVSILNRNRTSPKLTNLNENPGLGCMALQYVEFCEGNCNVNNTLGCEPPEDDFTQVFAPNCGVELPTFGAITGHILGCSSKYVAPEVAFSDILFRDNKTLSLLRNRSHTEVGVGVARLHKGNFFWCLLFSEGGTNSSFALEDNGRGIKQRRGCYSGSAFPCSNAHMICMRLLNSFLGILLSSSCLFKQHLTS